The nucleotide sequence TTGCAGGGTCATGCTCATGTCGGGAACTCTTGTGGAGTTACAGGGTGCCTGCGGGGGCCGGCATGCGTGCCAGACGATCCACGGCGGGAGGGTGTGAGTAGTAAAAGCTCACATACCAGGGGTCTGGCGTGAGTGTGGACGCATTGTCCTCGTAAAGCTTGAGCAGTGCAGAAGCGAGCTGAGCACCATCGGCCTGCTGCATGGCATAGGCATCGGCCTGGAACTCATCGCGGCGCGACATGGCAGACATCACCGGGGTGACAAAGAAGCTGAACACGGGCACGGCCAGCATGAACAGCAGCAAGGCCAGGGCGTTGTTTTCGGCAGGAACCCCGAAGTGTTTGCTCTGCAAAAGGGTGACGCCCAGGCCCGAATAGAACCAGGGTTGCTGGCTCAGCCAGCCCAGCAGGCCAAAGCCCAGCAGGGACACGCCAAACATCAGCACCATGCGCTTGGTGATGTGCTTGTGCTTGAAGTGGCCCAGCTCGTGGGCCAGCACGGCTTCCACCTCATCTGGGCTCAGTTGCTTCAGCAAAGTGTCATAGAACACCACGCGCTTGGAATTGCCAAAGCCTGTGAAATAGGCGTTGGCGTGGGCCGAGCGACGGCTGCCATCCATCACGAACAAGCCCTTGGCTGCAAAGCCGCAGCGCTGCATGAGGCTGGTGACGCGGCTTTTGAGGCTTTCATCGGCCAATGGCTGGAACTTGTTGAACAGCGGCGCGATAAAGCTGGGGAAGATCCACATCAGCAGCAGATTGAAGCCTGTCCAGGCTGCCCAGGCCCACAGCCACCACAGTGGGCCGGTCGAGCCCATCAGCCACAGAATCAGCGCCGCCAGCGGCAGGCCGATGATGGCGCCCACCAGCGTGGATTTGAGCAAATCACCGAGCCACAGGCCCAGCGTCATCTGGTTGAAGCCAAAGCGCTGCTCCAGCTTGAAGGTTTGATACAGCGACAGCGGCAGCTCAATCGCTGCCGAAATCACGGCAAAGCTGGCCAGCAGGGCCAGTTGCTGCCACAGACCGGGGTTGATGAATTCCAGCAGCTTGAGGTTGAGCCAGTTCAGCCCGCCCAGCAGCGTCCAGCACAGCAGCACCGCGGCAGACAGTGTGATGTCGATCAGCGAGAGCCTGGCCTTGGCCAGTGTGTAGTCAGCGGCCTTCTGGTGGGCCGCCAGGCTGATGCGGTGGGCAAACGCGGCGGGAACTGCTGTGCGATGCTGCGCCACATGCCGCACCTGGCGTGTAATCAGCAAGGCCCGCAGCAGCCATTGCAGCGCTACAGCAACTGCAAACAGCAGCGAAAGTGCCAAAGAAAAATCTAGGTTGGAAGCCATGTCTTGGCAGTGTAGGCGACAATTTGCGCCATGTCTGAAGCTTCCTGTACGAATCCCCAAAGTGCTGCACCTGCGGCCACTGCGACCCCTGTTCTGCCCAAATCCGACCTCAATCTGGTGTGGCTGGACTGTGAAATGACGGGGCTGAACCCCGATCACGACAAGATCATCGAAATTGCGGTGGTGGTCAGCAGTGCCGATCTTCAGACGCGCATCGAAGGGCCTGTCTTTGCCATTCATCAGTCCGATGCATTGCTGAACGGCATGGACGCCTGGAACAAGGGCACGCACGGCAGGAGCGGCCTGATTGAAAAGGTCAAGGCATCGACCGTGACCGAGGCGCAGGCCGAAGCAGCTCTGATTACCTTTCTGGGTAAATATGTGCCCAAGGGCAAGACGCCGCTGTGCGGCAACAGCATCGGGCAGGACAGGCGCTTCATGGAGCGCTACATGCCCAAGCTCAACAGCTTTTTTCACTATCGCAACATCGATGTGAGCACGCTCAAGGAACTGGCCCGGCGCTGGAAGCCCGAGGCCTACACCTCGTTCAAGAAAGCGCAGCGCCACACCGCGCTGGCCGATGTGCATGAGTCCATCGATGAACTGCAGCATTACCGCAAAGAACTATTGAGTGTCTGAATGTGTCAATAGCGCTGACTCAAGGCTTTCAGCGATAGCCCTGCAACTTGCGGGAAAACCCGGTGCGTGAGACAATGCACTGCTTACCCGATCCATGGGTAATTTGCGCATCTCCATCACACACCGGGTTCTTACTTGCGTACAACGGCCAGCACAGCCGATACGCCAAGCCATAACGCCCATCTGCCCCGTTTTGCGAACGGGCCAGTCAAAGTCTGACGGTGGATGTTGATAACCAACCGTCAAAAGAAGTGGGCAGCACGCTGACTGCGCCGCTTTTTTTCGTGAGCTATTCATGACAGAAAACTCCCTGGAGCAGGGCCAAGTGGCCGCTGCTGATATCGCTTTGTCTTCTCCTGAACTCGATTCCCGTCTGGACGCCATGCTGGCCGACATGGACGCTGAAGATAACGCCTCTGCTGCTGAAGAAGGCGCTGCCGAAGAAGTGGCCGCCGAAGAAGTCCCTAACGGCTTTGTTGAACTGGGTCTGGCACCCGAGCTGGTGCAGGCCGTTGCTGATCTGGGCTACACCCAGCCTACCCCTGTGCAAGAGCAGGCCATCCCCAAGGCCATGAACAGCGGTGGCGAGCACCCCTTTGTGGACCTGATGGTGTCCAGCCAGACTGGCTCCGGCAAGACCGCTGCTTTCTTGCTGCCCGTGCTGCACACGCTGATCGGCCAGAAGGCTGAGGAAGATGCCAAGGCCAAGGCTGAATTTGACCGCATGGCCGAAGAAGCTGCTGCCAGCGGCCAGCCTGCGCCCAAGCGCAACCGCCGCAAGGACCCTACCAATCCTCGTAACTTCAAGGCTCCATCTCCTGGCGCCCTGATTCTGTGCCCCACACGTGAGCTGGCTCAGCAGGTGGCGCATGACGCTATCGAGCTGGTCAAGCACTGCCGCGGCATCCGCATTGCCAACATCGTTGGTGGCATGCCCTACCAGCTGCAAATCGCCAAGCTGCAAAACGCCAACCTTGTGGTGGCCACTCCTGGCCGTCTGCTGGACCTGCAGCGCTCCATGCAAATCAAGCTGGACCAGGTGCAGTTCCTGGTGGTGGACGAAGCCGACCGCATGCTGGATCTGGGCTTTGCCGACGATCTGGCCGAAGTCAACCAGATGACGGCTCAGCGCAAGCAGACCATGATGTTCAGCGCCACGTTTGCTCCCCGCATTCAGCAACTGGCCATGCGTGTGATGCACGACAACGGCGCGAACGTGCAAAAGATCACGATCACGACCGCTCAGCAAAAGCACGAGAACATCAAGCAAGTGCTGTTCTGGGCTGACAACGCCCAGCACAAGCGCAAGCTGCTGGACCACTGGCTGCGCGACAGCAGCATCAACCAGGCCATCGTGTTTGCCTCCACCCAAGTGGAGTGCGACGGTCTGGCCAACGACCTGCAGCAAGAAGGCTTCTCCGCCGTGGCACTGCACGGCGCGCTGAGCCAGGGCCTGCGTAACCGCCGCCTGATGGCGCTGCGCAATGGTCAGGTGCAGATTCTGGTGGCGACAGACGTGGCGGCTCGTGGCATTGACGTGCCCACCATCACCCACGTCTTCAACTACGGTCTGCCCATGAAGGCTGAGGATTACACTCACCGTATCGGTCGTACTGGCCGTGCGGGCCGCGAAGGCACGGCTGTGACCTTTGCCGAATTCCGTGACCGTCGTCGCGTGTTCGATATCGAAGGCTACACACGTCAGCAATTCAAGTCTGAAGTGATTCCAGGCATGGAACCCCAGCAGCGCTTCCCCGCAGCAGGCGAGCGTGATGGCCGCCGTGGCGGCGGTGGCGGTCGTGGTGGTTTCGGTGGCCGTCGCGATGGCGAAGGCTATGGCCGCAAGTCCGGTTTCGGCAGCTTCGGCGGTGGTCGCGGCAATGACCGTGGCGGCTTCGGTGGCGACCGTGGTGGTGATCGCTTTGGCGGTGATCGTGGTGGCTTCGGTGCCCCTCGTGGTGACCGTTTTGCAGACCGTGGTGCTGATCGCGGTGGTGACCGTGGTTTTGGCGGCGGCCGCCCCAGCTTTGGTGGCGAGCAGCGCCCTGAGCGCAGCTTCGAGCGCCGTGATGACCAGCGTGGCGAACGCAGCTTTGGTGATCGCGGTGGCAACCGTGGTGGCTT is from Comamonas fluminis and encodes:
- a CDS encoding M48 family metallopeptidase, with the protein product MASNLDFSLALSLLFAVAVALQWLLRALLITRQVRHVAQHRTAVPAAFAHRISLAAHQKAADYTLAKARLSLIDITLSAAVLLCWTLLGGLNWLNLKLLEFINPGLWQQLALLASFAVISAAIELPLSLYQTFKLEQRFGFNQMTLGLWLGDLLKSTLVGAIIGLPLAALILWLMGSTGPLWWLWAWAAWTGFNLLLMWIFPSFIAPLFNKFQPLADESLKSRVTSLMQRCGFAAKGLFVMDGSRRSAHANAYFTGFGNSKRVVFYDTLLKQLSPDEVEAVLAHELGHFKHKHITKRMVLMFGVSLLGFGLLGWLSQQPWFYSGLGVTLLQSKHFGVPAENNALALLLFMLAVPVFSFFVTPVMSAMSRRDEFQADAYAMQQADGAQLASALLKLYEDNASTLTPDPWYVSFYYSHPPAVDRLARMPAPAGTL
- the orn gene encoding oligoribonuclease; this encodes MSEASCTNPQSAAPAATATPVLPKSDLNLVWLDCEMTGLNPDHDKIIEIAVVVSSADLQTRIEGPVFAIHQSDALLNGMDAWNKGTHGRSGLIEKVKASTVTEAQAEAALITFLGKYVPKGKTPLCGNSIGQDRRFMERYMPKLNSFFHYRNIDVSTLKELARRWKPEAYTSFKKAQRHTALADVHESIDELQHYRKELLSV
- a CDS encoding DEAD/DEAH box helicase encodes the protein MTENSLEQGQVAAADIALSSPELDSRLDAMLADMDAEDNASAAEEGAAEEVAAEEVPNGFVELGLAPELVQAVADLGYTQPTPVQEQAIPKAMNSGGEHPFVDLMVSSQTGSGKTAAFLLPVLHTLIGQKAEEDAKAKAEFDRMAEEAAASGQPAPKRNRRKDPTNPRNFKAPSPGALILCPTRELAQQVAHDAIELVKHCRGIRIANIVGGMPYQLQIAKLQNANLVVATPGRLLDLQRSMQIKLDQVQFLVVDEADRMLDLGFADDLAEVNQMTAQRKQTMMFSATFAPRIQQLAMRVMHDNGANVQKITITTAQQKHENIKQVLFWADNAQHKRKLLDHWLRDSSINQAIVFASTQVECDGLANDLQQEGFSAVALHGALSQGLRNRRLMALRNGQVQILVATDVAARGIDVPTITHVFNYGLPMKAEDYTHRIGRTGRAGREGTAVTFAEFRDRRRVFDIEGYTRQQFKSEVIPGMEPQQRFPAAGERDGRRGGGGGRGGFGGRRDGEGYGRKSGFGSFGGGRGNDRGGFGGDRGGDRFGGDRGGFGAPRGDRFADRGADRGGDRGFGGGRPSFGGEQRPERSFERRDDQRGERSFGDRGGNRGGFGGQRRNDGPREGGDFARKSFGGAREGASHGGREGGFRGGESRGFGGGDRRPAFGQSAGKPYQPQGERGGDRGFERKPRAPRRDER